The Gouania willdenowi chromosome 3, fGouWil2.1, whole genome shotgun sequence genome includes the window cactttttttagtggctcctgaatagatttatttctatagttgttAGACAGTGTCTaattgtacggttgccgtacctacaacccctggtgctatcgGTGCGGTTACCGAAGTagacgtacgtagcgtcttagggttaaggttaggttaaaACCCtatatattgcaacaatttttagggttaggtttagtcttagccatgtgacctaaactgggcaatgactgacctatcacgtgacctaaactggccaatgaggggcgctgcgtactgatagaatgtcggtatattgatacggcaaccgtacagatatcCACTGCCTAGTTTTTATCCTTTCCAGTCATCTCTCACACcaggtgtgggaccaagactgaccctttatttgttcatttacctCTCTCTCGTAAGCCCTGTAGTGCCATAGCGTACACCTGAggatacacgtacccccatttgagaaacactggtctatagGCTAATCTCCTGCCACTTAACTTGTTAGGGCTTTTACCATCAAAATTGGGAACGATAGGTAAGGCTGATGTCAGAGGGGACTGTTCACCTTAGTTTAGTTAAAATACACTTTGCATTGCATCacttttaagtgtttataatgTAAAGGTCAACCTCACTGGTTGAACTGGTGCTACTTTAGTCTTGTCTGCCCTGTCCACATGTTTCATCACAGAGGTTATTCTCTCTAACACCAAACATAAAGATGCATAAAGAGTCCCAAAGGGCCCCCATGCTCAGTACACAGCTCATTCTGGGATGCACGTCCACCCTGGTCCTCTCTCCAcccctctccctctccctctccctgCCCCCATGCCTCCCCCGCTCCCCCGGTGCGCTCTTATACAGGAGCGCCCTGCAGGTCCCTGGATGTCAGAGTGTTGGGACAGCAGGACTGTCTGTGCTCCTGGACGTGGACATAGTAAACCTATACCCTGCAGGCTGAAGGTGGGTGTCCGAGCGGCGGGGAGAGAAACGAGGCCGACGGAGGAGCTGTCTGAGCCCCAGCAGGAGGCGCACCGCGGAGGAAAGATTCCCCACGCAGAGAGAACCTCGGACGAGGAGAAGAGGCGAGCGGAGGGCATCGGATAGACGGCGAGAAGTAAGCAAACTGTCCGCAAACATCTGCTGGTTCACaacaccacaaaacaacaacaacaacagtgcgCCTTAGAGTCATGAGCTCCTCAGATAGTTGGAGTCTGTGATGAAGCATCATCACCATCTACAGAAGGACACACTGATGCATATTGTCCTTTAtaaccatcaccatcatcatcatatatggTGTCTATTGTTATGAAGCAGATATGACACAAAGACTTCTGAAAAATCCTTTTCATTAATGAAAATTCAaaagtaatttattttctttcattcttttaaatcaagtttttttgttttttgtttcattgagatgttatttttgttgcacCTCACGTGTAGAAgaattatgttttgtttgtttttttccaatttttgtcGTGGTGATTTTTATGAATCAGTTAATAACACCATTACATACACCAATACTACTACtatttgatttatatagtgatttatccccacactgaagtagtctaaAAGCTCTTTACAATaccagctcattcacccattcacacaccactggtacagagctgccatgcaaggcactagtccaCCAATggaagcaacttagggttcagtgttttgcccaaggacacttcaacacatagacaaGTATAGCCCTGGGATCAAACCACCAACCTCACCAACCTAGAAAGCACTGTGTTTATCCCAAAGTCCAAAATTacttatatttaatatatatctaTTGACATGGATTCTTTGAATTAGTCAGATAAATgtgaatgtttgtttgttggctGTGGGATGGACTAGCCTCATAGCAGGAGTTACTGTATCTCTGCCTTCCTCTTCATTTGAGCTGAACTATTTACCACAACATTAAGATTTAGGTttataatttaaatatattgagaaagattttttttggtattctattagtattttttttaaacagaatttATCAATTATAATAGTGTTACACCTCCCTCTAGGATGTTATGTCAGAAGGCTTGAGGGGCTGCAgcacaaatgacaccaaacaaaATCAACGGTTGttaaattatgtatttaaaaaaaaaaaaaaaaaaggtttttaaaagtagcaagataaagaaaaataactcaacaaaacaaaagggactggagaccctgaccaaactaaactaaagtagggaggacactgggcaAACCACACACACGGCCGTTGCACCTCAAAGCTACAAAACACTGAatctacagaaacacaaaaacaggacaaccagaaatctccagtccaaactaaaataacaaactgcTGAGTGGAGAGCTGaagaactctccccacatgtctgctgctggttgAATGTTGTGCTTCTCCTCTCTCCTGGTCCTTTATACAGCTCCTCCCCTCTCTCTCCACCTGATTGCTGATTTGTATCAGGTGTGTTAGGTGGGCGGGAGGGAGGAAGGACAGGCTGAGAGGCTAGGAGACACCAGCCATAACAATAGTCAttcatttacaataataatattcatccatccattttcagacctgcttgaCTCCTGTTTTtccagggtcgtgggggtctgccggtgcctatctccggctcacactgggcgctaggcgggggtacaccctggacaggctgccagtccatcgcagggcaacacaacTATAATACTGTTTCTGTATTACTTTCAAATATACTACAATTACTCTACCAACAGCAACAAGTGCTTTGATAACAGTTTGAAAATGAAACTCGtgtaaaaacacaacagacatttattattctttaaccTCATTGCAACCATTAGATTAGATTTAGCTACACTAAACACGTGACAACCAAAGATTACAGCATTGTGCAAAAATATATCTTTTCAAAAGTTGATCTTTGTATAGTATTTAACACAACGCTGTGTTTTCCTTTCTAACAGTTTGTTTGTATGGATCATGTTTGGTTTATCAACCCGAGAGCTGCTCTGTGCTTTGACTTATCTTTTCCATCAACTTTTACACTCAAGAAACATGGGATTTTTTATTGACAAAATATAGATACAACTGTTGACCAATGTCAGGTATCCATGAATTAGGAGCTGGGATCTGTAGGGGTGAAGTTTGCATTTGCTTGCTGAGTCAATACATTTAACGTATTGTGTGTGAATGGCCCTGTAATAGTTGTGCAGTGTTGAGCCCAATGTTAGCTGTGATATGCTCCAACAGACCGTGCGTCCATGAACGGGAAAAAGTAGAGAAGGAATCTTAAtagtcccatgtcatgctattttacacccatctccatttgttctaagaacctcaaaaacatagtatttgaggtttattttcccaaactcacctgtttttcagagctttagcctctgaaaagtcactttctgagcaactctacacaaacaggctgatttgcagcctacttatgtatattcatgagtgggcgtgtctgtagacgggacactgacttcctcctccccgcacgatGGTCGTAGggccacccactctgtagccaagctcatgctgctttatcaacacgagacagagtgtgggggtggggcgttcaccggtacatacatagactgtagaaaatacatacatagcactgcgcgaaagatgctgaaatgctcaccttcgtgggcgtgtctgtttacatgtcaatcacggcagagagcttcctagaggcgtggcttctccagcttagtgccgcatcaaatttgtcatcaaagtgggaacgcatcatcaaattggagcgaggtgtttgggctcaccctgcagtaagaaaggagaaattctaactaatgattgagggaatcaatgaaaacaacactttaggcatgtgtatgaagccctaatagcactttatgatgtttaaagcacagagaagttgatttagcttaacatgggtcCTTTAAGTATTAACTTTGTTAAATCTGTGTAGCAATATTAGGAAACTTTTTCCAGTGTCATCAAAGTAATGAAGCTCAATTTTATATAAACAGTTGAAGATGTACAAAGTCAACACCTGCCCTATAAAGGGTTAAAGGTTTTCCTAGCATTAAAGATGGCTCTTCCTTCCTTCCAAAGTTCCCTCTTCCATAAAACTCGTTCAAATACAAACCTACTGTATAACACATGGACGTTGTTCCATGCTCTCACCAGTGTGAGCATGTTAGGGCCACTAAAGGACTTGTTGGTGATTTATTTATAAGGACTTCTAAAATTAACCACTAAATGTGTAGACTGGCGCACAGGAGCAGAGACAGGCTGGGCGAAAAGTGCacgggtaaaaaaaaaaagaaaaaaaaaaacattgaatgcCATTGCCTCTTCTCCCCTGACAGTGGCAGCTCCAGACTTATTGGACCCTAAATCTGCCACTCACAACACAAAGCCCCGCCTCTCCTTCTCCACGAAGCCAATCACGCTGACTCCTCGGGAGGAGAGTGAGGTGAGACCATGCCCAAATAGAGTATAGAGTTAGTGAAAGTACTATAGAAGTCTCCTGTGGTTGATCAGCTGAGGTGTTGCAGGTGGTTGGAACGGTGATGAAGTGGAAGACAGTGACAGCCATCTTTCTCCTGGTAGTTCTGTACCTGGTGACAGGAGCGGCAGTCTTCAGATCCCTAGAGCAGCCGCATGAGAGGTAGGCAGGTTGGAAACTCTATCTGCTCCaccattagaaaaaaaaaaatcagccatCATTCACTTATAATCTGTCTCCTACCCATAAGGCGTTTGTCCTTCTATCCTCCCTTAAACTTCTCTCTACTGTTAATGTGCTGATATCTAACCTATTTAAATGCATGTACAATGTTTCTATCAAGGCTGTAGGAGTTTTTCTTAGCGTATTCAGAGATGGAGGCACAGTAAAAACTGTAAAGATCGCCAGTCCATTATATCTATTTATTAGACCAGGgcttctcaaatgagggtacttgtacccctaggggtgcgTGATGGCACTGCAGTGGGTACTTGAGTGAGATAGGAAAATTAACtaattttataatgtttatttttcattaaaaatgacaatcacactgaatatgaccagcaactcacaaaactacaacaaaaacacacacactaagagagaaaaatactcacTAATTGAGAGGacaatacacaagatcactataaaatacatgaaaataatagagaaacatacaaaataacagaagaaaCAACCAAtaccaacaatacacaaaataagagaaaaattatgaacatgaactgaaaatacaaggatcagtagggagaaataaatctatctaggaggcacaaaatactgttttatttcacttgttTACTAAATGAGAGtcgttaaaatgtgtgttatcactcattcattccatcattatgacgtatgtttgtttttcacagaattctgagcgaAATGTAGACATAAGGGGGcacttgcattcaaaagtaagagaaagcgggtacttgagccaaaaaagtttgagaaccactgtattagATTATGATCAGAATAATATCAGTATGGATACATTAATAAATTTAGCATTTCTGCAGCATAATGTGCTTTTTGTATTGGTAATATCGGAATCGGGTGTCAAGTGTTGGACAAACCAAGGAAGGGTTTTTTCTGACTTAATATGTGTTGTCTCAGCATAAATTTCTGTTCATCTCTCTGCCAGTGCTCAGCGTCTGGCCATCTTGTCTCAGAAGCTGGAGTTCCTGTCCAAACACCCGTGTGTCAACCAGAGTCAGCTGGAGGAGCTGGTTAAGGTGAGACTCACCCCTCAGCCTCCGCCCCTGTGTCATTTCCTGCCActaatttgatcattttttggGAATGTAATCAGTCGATTCACAAGCGACCCGTGACTCACCCTTTCAGAGTTTGCTTAAATAATGTCTAATGTCACCTCACTTTGCATGAGCTTTCACAACGCACCCACAGTTGAAGCAGACAAAAACCTCAGAGGAAACCTCTCCTCAGAGTTAATCAAATGGTTCTGgagtaaaaatgtgatttatgcaCAACAGGAGCTATAAAGCGGTAGCAGcagtttcagcaccaaggacagctcCATTGGTTGCTCCAATGCTTATCTACAGAAACCTGGCCTCTGTGGCTGCTTCCTCCAGTTCTGATCatgaatcttattttgtaataaaggACTTCAGACACTTCAGACCTTCTACACCAAATACAaagttttaatttcattttttttttaacattaattcAACATTATTTAATCTTTTACAGTAATAAGCTCTAACATATAGCAGGGTTGAGCAGGGTTTAGATGTACTGAATATTAAATGTCTCTTTGGTATTGTTATTTTTGATCAGTTAGATTGGGTTTGACTGTAGGAGTATCATATGAGAGGATCTCCTTCTCCTTTtctaacatgtaacatttgtttttctgcaTGTGTCCATATCATTACATAGTAATATATTATGATAaaccaatgtgaacatttaagTTTCAGATTGTTATTAtaagattaaaacaaaataaaactgatcTCATTCCAGCAAGTGGTATCCGCCATCCGTTCAGGAGTAAACCCTGCCGGAacactgaccaatcacagcagcCTGTGGGATCTGAGCTCCGCCTTCTTTTTCGCTGGGACCGTCATTACAACAATCGGTAGGAAAAGACACACAGAAGTATATTGGTTTTGCAGGTCTGGCTGCCATCCCAATGGAATAACcctttttggttttatttgtgatttgaTGCCATAATTAAACCTGAACTGATATGACAAAATGTTAACCAACATCCCTGTTGATTATTTTCTAGTCTTAATTTGTCATTGCACTTGTCTGGGCAGGCTTTGGGAACACGTCCCCTCACACTGAAGGTGGAAGAATCTTCTGCATTGTCTATGCGTTGCTGGGGATTCCTCTGTTTGGTTTTCTTCTGGCTGGTGTCGGAGATCAGCTCGGCACTATCTTTGGAAAAGTCATTGCTAAAGTGGAGAAAATGTTTGTGGTGAGTGACGCCACATGAAAAAACAGAACGCACACAGATTTTGTGAAACAGTTTACATCGACAGAAGACGGAGAGAACCTATGAAACTtaaatttcactttatttttttttacttttacaattAATTTAAGATGAATCTTTAGGTCAGAGACAGTAAATGATGAACTATCAACCAAATCTGACATCATGTAATGACTAAGATTCCTCTTTCAAatactccctctatgtctgcttcttcccttgtgtgtttgctcctgtactccttctggcttttgtcttgcaggtccgtgagatccttagtgtggagttacagagactcagcggctctgtctccacccttttctctgcacacacccaacacagcataacgtggatggctgttcatcataggaatgggatccacacaaggttcctgctgcttaacagaaggttttccttgccgccatgatgaattcatgttgggtgtgggatacatatgtatgtgtatatacgtatatatgcatatgtgtgtatccataaaatgaagagtccgtccttaagactgctctactgtaaagtgccttgagataccattggttatgatttggcgctatacaaataaagattgattgattgagtaaGGTTTCTGAACCTAAAGCGACTGATGTGAGTAAACAGTTTCCTAGTGTCACGAGAACTACAGAGTcttgaaaacataaatgtagtttttaacGATTTTCTGAGAGCCTCTGTGAGGAAGAGGGATTATTAGGTAAGGAGGACAaaagttcagtgtgtgtgtgtgtgtgtgtgtgtgtgtgtgtgtgtgtgtgtgtgtgtgtgtgcgtgtttaaaTTATTGCTGAGTAAAGCTGCAGCACTAACAGCACCAAATGTTTTGTCTTCCACTGCACCCAGGGGACCAATCCATTCCATGGATTCATGGAATTGTATTCATTGAACCCATGACTACAATCACTTCTCACAGTGTCAGGCTGATTTTGCATTTCAAACGTGACGCGTGCCTGTCAAACTGTGTGCtgtgatacacagctttatgcTCCACCACGTATCAAGCTCTTAAATGTCTGTTATAAACTGAAATGATGCATATGGTAATTGTTGACATGAATAAGATTTAATGCTTTGTGGAGAAGTGGCAGTACAATttagacaaaacacacaatagcaATGTTGCCTGGTAAATGGTTTCAGAGAGGTTCAGTGAGCGATCTCAGGCAAAATAATAAAAGGCAATAATCTTTTGATACACAGTGAAAATGGTTGAGGATTTAAGAATTTGCAACCAAAGCAATCTGTTTAGATCGCTCCGACAGTGTGAGAAACCATTGTCTCAGACCTTATTTTGTAGTAACAGCCAGGGTGGGgggcaattataattatggagtaattctaattttaattgtaattaaaaaaaatctgttgctgtcataatcgtagAGAAATTTTAACTGAGttgagataattgactttataattggaattgccatgaaaattctatagaaattgtcaattatgatttaatgcaaaactggggaaccctGTCACAGTTCTACagtatgtacagttctacacatgtgtagttaacaattattaaaatatgtctcataccaagttttcccacattttaccattttttaaaaatgtgaaattgagaggtatactgacacaaaaaaggctcggacacccacaccaaaaatatcaaaatatatatttctattcattaacaaggtaaccaatagatgggaaataatttagatgatagatgtttgttttaagtgtattttacaggtgATTCAGGATCCGCTATCAtaatagatgctaacagaaagctaacacaagaggaaggttaacttttaccaggttatttatttcaggctcagtaattgtcattcattgtaattgaactttgataattgagaacgtaaatgTAATGGACTTTCTTgggataataaataattgtaatttaattgtaattggaaaaaatgccagtcactgtaatcgtaattgaattgtaattgaacatgggtaattgaaaacttaattgtaactgaaaactgTAATTGACCCCATGCTGGTAACAGCTACATGTACTTTCTATTCAATAGACATTTTTGGAGGAAttttggcagcccactgctactgCTTGgggaaaatgcagagaagaatttcactatggtgattaataaagtatacattattattattatcaaggaGATTTGGGCCACATCTAAATTCTGTTTTCTCCTTATCCGCGGTTTCTCTAAGAATCGCTGGCCAGGCCTGAGAGTGCCCTCACACTGCCCTCAACCCAGCCCGATACACTAATGTGCTGCCAACCAAGCCCACCGCTTCCAACCAGGCCAAGCAGTTAACATTTAGACAAGCCACAATGGGCCCCCTGTGGAGTTACACATGCACAGACCCGGCCTGGCCTGTCAGTGTGAGTGCACCCTAAGCTACAAGAATATGGACTCAACTGGATTAAACATTAGCTTTGTACATAGTTACCATTCACGGTTTTGAAGAATTTGCTAAAGTAGCTGAATGACGtagaaaatgatttatttatgtccCAGCCATCGTCCCTGCGAATGAGTGAAAGCTGCCATCGTCTGAACAAGTTAGACGTCTTAGCGAAGTATATAACATTGTTGAAAGTGTTCTTAAAAGGAGGCTTTGAATTTTTGACTCTTTTATCATCTTTTAATATCATCACATACGACATCAtataaaagaagaaacaaaggggtggtgtttagctcagtgggtagagcgctcgccccatgtacagaggatatagttcctcacctgcagcgggtccaggttcgattcccggcctgggaccctttcctgcgtgtcattccctgctctctctgaccccctttcctgtcaagcaactgtcatataaaggccactagagccaaaaaaaatcctttaaaaaaaaaagaagaaacaaaggCATCTTATAATCTTGTAAATGtagttactttattttttttattttttatttttatatttggacTATTATTGCATACtcataaatacaaattaataaCAATTTATATACGAGTGCATCGTTCTCTAGGAGTGTCCTGTCAGAGGAAGAAtctgatggatggataaatagataaataaatggatggaggatggatggatggatggatggatggatggttggatggatggatggataaatgaaatgaatggatgaatgatggatggatggatggatggatggatggatggatggatgataggctgatagatggataaatgaaatgaatggatggatgatggatggattgatggatggtaGATGGAGGATGGTGAATGGAggatggtggatggatggagggatggatggatggatggatggatggatggatggatggatggataaattaaattaatggacagatggatggatggatggatggataaatgaaacgaatagatgaatggatggatggatggatggatggatggatgatggatggagcTATGTACAGCAGGGttaggtcaattataattgtaattgcataattgataattaattacaattatggcttaATATTAATCGTACTTGAAATTTTAACAATCTAAATTGGaattgagttaagataattgactttgtaattgtaattaccatggaaagtcaataaaaactttcaattacaatttaattaaacgtaAAACAGGTCTATAGCTTacataacattttttaataGGGACGATACAGTTTTACGTAGTAACAAGActgaatgtaactgatgttttgtacaaatagtttatagctattgctaaattcatactttgtcactttttgggtttttacttaagatgttacaaaaaaaatgcgCTAAAATTGAAATGTAAAGATTCTAAAACAACAtcgtacacacaaaaaaaacctgcatacaatcatcacaacgcTGTATGACTAAAActtagtaaaattgtaattgaactttagtaattgagaacataattgtaattgactttcaggggaaaaataataattgtaattgatttgtaattgagaaaaaatggTGGgtaatgtaatcataattgaattgtaattgaacatgcataattgaaaaagtaattgtaattataaccCTGCTGTACAGTGTTACTGAACAATGCTTTGCTGTGTATCCTCTCCTGCAGCACTGGGACATCAGTCAGACAAAGATCAGGGTTATCTCCACTCTCCTGTTCGTGCTGTTGGGCTGCCTGCTCTTTGTGGCACTTCCTGCTGCCATCTTTAAACACATTGAGGGCTGGTCGGTGCTGGAGTCCCTCTACTTTGTGGTCATTACTTTGACCACCATTGGATTTGGTGATTTTGTAGCAGGTAAAAACTGATGGTGTGCTTGTGTCACAGACCCGTCACGTTCTGCGTAGCTCAGTTCTTCTCTGTGTCTCCAGGGGGGTCCGAAATTGAGTACCTGCACTACTATAAACCAGTTGTGTGGTTCTGGATTCTGGTGGGCCTGGCCTACTTTGCTGCTATCCTCAGCATGATTGGAGACTGGCTCAGAGTAATATCCAAACGGACCAAGGAAGAGGTACGTGactcttgttttgttatgtgGACAGATTGTTCACCCACTGTCTGTACGTCTTTACACAGATTCTCTGCTGATTGATTGGTGTGACATTTCTTCACCCCAAATTCCTTCCTCTGTCCAAATTTATGTAATCTAATAAAATTTCCAAATGCATTACCAATAGGCTAATTTGATCAGGGTACCATCAGAAAGTTGGTGCTTAAAAGTTTCATCGCTGAATATAAAAGCGTAGAATCTGAAGCATTTTCATGCAGTAAAATATTTACCTTTTCAGAGAGCACAAGACATGCCATTACACAACGCTACGATCTTATTAGCTGAACATAATATATCAGgcaaagcttgttttttttctgcagctgtagtaggagtgagtgtgtgtgtgaaatagaCTGATCTTGTGGGGGCCAAGTGTGTTTACAGACCCCCATCTGATGCCCTAGTTCAGCTTCTGACTCTGCTTGAGTAATAATTTAAGTAGaattaaaattaacaaaagcacttaaagagcacaaacctccgccA containing:
- the kcnk2a gene encoding potassium channel subfamily K member 2; amino-acid sequence: MAAPDLLDPKSATHNTKPRLSFSTKPITLTPREESEVVGTVMKWKTVTAIFLLVVLYLVTGAAVFRSLEQPHESAQRLAILSQKLEFLSKHPCVNQSQLEELVKQVVSAIRSGVNPAGTLTNHSSLWDLSSAFFFAGTVITTIGFGNTSPHTEGGRIFCIVYALLGIPLFGFLLAGVGDQLGTIFGKVIAKVEKMFVVRTIQFYHWDISQTKIRVISTLLFVLLGCLLFVALPAAIFKHIEGWSVLESLYFVVITLTTIGFGDFVAAQFFSVSPGGSEIEYLHYYKPVVWFWILVGLAYFAAILSMIGDWLRVISKRTKEEVGEIRAHAAEWTANVSAEFKETRRRVSIEIYDKFQRAASIKRKLSSELGFSPGTELTLPRRTASVNFNDEQDKNENEEGNSVLNFMNGLDPERGGIAIIEHLK